GCGGCAGGGTTGACAGGCCGTTCCTGAAAGCTGGTAAGAAATTCCACAAGATGAGGACTAGGGCTGCAAAGTACCCGCGTGTAAGGGGAGTAGCCATGAACGTTATCGACCATCCCTTCGGAGGAGGTAACAGGCAGCACCCGGGAAGACCAACCACTGTAGGCAGGAATGCACCTCCAGGACGTAAGGTAGGACAGATCGCAGCACGCAGGACAGGAAGGCGTTAACGGAGGAATAGATCATGGCAAAGAAAGCATCATCAAAATTACCAAAACGAAAGGGTGAATATACATACCGTGGCAAGACGGTTGAGGAACTTCGCTCCCTGAGCCTTGAGGAATTTGCGGAGCTGCTGCCGGCACGTGAGCGCCGCACCATCCGCAGGGGATTCACTGAAGGCAGGAAGAATGTCATGCAGCAACTCAGGGACGGTAAGGACAGCATACGCACCCATCACAGGGATATCATAATATTCCCTGAGATGGTAGGCAAGCAGATAGAAGTGTACAACGGTAAGACATTTGTGGAAGTCGAAGTACAGCCTGAAATGATCGGCCACAGGTTCGGAGAGTTTGCACCAACACGTCCGAAGGTCACCCACGGAAGTGCAGGTGTCGGAGCAACCCGTTCAAGCAAGTTCGTTCCGCTGAAATAAGGTGATAGAGTATGGCAAGAATTGGATACACAGTGGACCTGGAACCGAAAACATCCTCCAGGGCAATGGGTTCGGAGCTTCACATATCACCTAAGAAATCCCGTGAGATCGGACATGCCATCAAGGGAATGCGCACCGATGTGGCACAGAGGTATCTCGAAGGAGTAGTAGAGCTCAAGCAGGCAGTTCCGTTCAAGAGATTCCACGACGGCACAGGCCACAGGAAAGGTCCGATGGCAACAGGCAGATACCCTGTAAAGGCCGCCGAGGCTTTCCTGAAGATCCTGGAAAACGCAAAGAGCAATGCCGAGTACAAGGGACTGGATGCAAGCAAGATGTATATCGCACACGTTGCCACAAAGCAGGGTCGTGTGATACACGGTATGATGGCCAGGGCCCGTGGACGTGGAAGTCCCAAGAACACGGACACAGTAAACATCGAGATTATCTTAAATGAGGTGCGGTAATGGCAATAGAGAAGAAATTCGTCCAGGAGGGATATGTTAAGGCCTCCATGGATGAATATTTCGCAAAACAGCTCAACAAGGCTGGTTACGGAGGTATGGAGCTCAACCGTACCCCTATGGGTACCCAGATCACCATCTACGCCGAAAAGCCTGGTATGGTTATCGGCAAGGCTGGTAAGGTCATCCGTAAGCTTACCCGTGATATTGACAGAATGTATGACATCGACAACCCGCAGATCGATGCACAGGAAGTCAAGAGGCCTGAACTCAATGCTCAGATGATGGCAACACGCCTTGCTTCCTCTATTGAGAGAGGCTGGTATTTCAGGAAGGCGGGCCACAACACCATGAGAGCTATCATGAACGCCGGTGCACTGGGCTGTGAGATCGTGATCTCAGGTAAGCTCACCGGCGCAAGGTCCAGGGTCGAGAAGATCGTTGATGGTTACATCAAGCACGCCGGGAAGCCTGTTGACGATATCGTTGACGAAGGTTTTGCGGTGGCTATCAAGAAGCTCGGAACCCTTGGATGCAAAGTAAGGATTATCCCTCCGGGAGCAGTATTGCCTGACTCCTTCCACCTCAAGGACATCGCAGAAGAACCAAAGGCTGAAGCAGCAGTCGTCAGCAAGGATGCAAAGGCTGGCGTAAAGAAGCTTGTTGAAGCTGAGGCAAAGGGCGAGGTCGCAGATGAGGAAGAGATCGCAGAAGCTCTTGAGAGTGAAAAATCAGAATCCCTGGGTCCGGTTGAAACAGAAGCGGATGCAGTGGTCTCTGATGTTACTGAAGACGCAAGCACCACTCCCGATGAAGGGCCGGCACCACTGGAAGACGTTGTCAATGAACAGCGCAGGCTTACAGATGGTGTATGGCAACACAAGCATGACGGCTATGATTACTGGCATCCCATTGCGCGTGTCCATAAGGAGGAGAAGTAATGGCGATTCTTCGATTGAATGAGATCAGGGATATGTCTCCCCAGGAAAGGATGGACGAACTTGACAAGATGAGGGACGAGCTTGTGCGCGAGCGTGCTCTCTCATCAGCAGGCGGCGCTCCTGACAACCCCGGCAGGATCGGGGAACTCAGGAGGACCATTGCCAGGGTCAAGACCATCCAGAAGGAAATGAAGGAGATATGAAGTGGAAATCACTGCTTCAAAACTGATATTCCATGAACTGATCGGATTAGGTGTTGAAGTAGTGGATGCCACAAACCCTGCGCTGATAGGTATCAGCGGAAGAGTGGTTGACGAAACGAAGAACATGCTCATTGTTCTGACAAAGGCTGGCAGCGAAATAATGGTTCCGAAGGCTGTCACGACCTTTGTGTTTCGGATACCTGCCCGCTTATCGGGCAAACATGCTGAGAGGCATGTAAAAATAGACGGGAACCTTCTGGTCTCACAACCTGAGAACAGGACAAAGAACATAAGAAAAATACGCATGAGGTAATAATCATGGCAAGAGATATAGGATTGGATGTCCCAGCCCCGGAAAAGGAGTGCAATGACGTCAATTGCCCCTTCCATGGGCAGCTCCCCGTCCGCGGACAGGTCCTTGTAGGAACTGTCGTCAGCAACAAGATGGACAGGACCGTGGTCATCCAGCGCAAGCACGAGATGCTTATCAAGAAATATCAAAGATACGAGAAAAGGCAATCCAAGATTCATGCACACAATCCTGACTGTATTGATGCAAAGGTAGGGGATATTGTGACGATCGCGGAGTGCAGGCCATTGAGTAAGACAAAGTCATATGTTGTCATCAAGGCGGAGGCACAGGCATGAGGGGTATAAGATCGACTATCCCGCGTGCTTTGAACAAAGGAGCACGTATCGAATGTGTGGACAACACCGGCGCACGTGTGGTCGAAATTGTGGCTGTCAAGGGATACAGAGGTGTCAAGAACAGATATCCAAAGGCAGGCATTGGAGACATGTGTGTCGTGTCCGTAAAGAAGGGCACACCAGAGATGCGTAAGCAGATCCTTCTTGCAGTCATAGTGCGCCAGAAGCAGGAATACCGCCGCCCCGATGGTCTCAGGGTTGCTTTTGAGGACAATGCCGTAGTTATCGTAGATAAGGACGGAGTGCCCAAGGGAACCGACTTCAAGGGTCCAGTAGCCAGGGAAGCAGCAGAAAGGTATCCGAAGATCGGAACCACCGCATCCATTGTAGCCTGAGGTGTGAAAATGGTATCAAATCAACCAAGGAAGCAGAGAAAGGCAAGATACAACGCTCCTCTGCATATCAGACAGAAATACATGGGTGCTGCACTTTCAAAGGAACTGCGCGAGAAGTACGGTTGCAGATCTGCAAACGTAATCGTCGGTGACACCGTAAAGGTCATGCGTGGAGACCACGCCGGCACTACGGGCAAGGTGGAAGCAGTCTCCCTGAAGCACGGTACTATCGTGATCGAAGGGGTCAGTGTGTCCAAGGCGGACGGCACTGAGGTTCCAAGACCTGTCTATCCATCCAATGTGATGATCACAACCCTGGAAATGAAGGATGAACGCAGGGAAGCAGTAATTAGGAAGTAGGTGGTTCTGTGGGCAAACATCAAAAGAGAATATCTGTTCCAAACAGCTGGCAGATATCTAAGAAATCCAATAAGTGGATCACTGCCACAAGGCCAGGTCCACACAACAAGCAGCAAAGTATCCCTCTCGCTGTAGTCCTGAGGGACATGCTGGGCGTCGTTGATAATCGTGCTGAGGCAAAGCGTGTGCTCTCAGAAGGTAAGGTACTTGTTGACGGAATAGTTCGCAAGGATCTGCGTTTCCCGGTAGGCTTACTGGATGTAATAAGCATCCCAGTGGAGAACGTAACATACCGCGTGCTGCTGGACGCTAAGGGAAGGCTTGGTCTTCACAAGATCAATGAAGCTACCGACAACAAGCTTTGCAGGATCAATGGAAAGACTGTACTTAAGGGCGGAGTGATACAGCTCAACCTCAATGACGGTTCCAATATCATCGGTTCCAATGACTACAACACAAAGGATTCTATCATCATCTCACTGCCTGACAAGAAAGTGCTCAAGCACATCAGGTACGAGGCAGGTAACCTTGCGATGATCGTTGGTGGAAAGCACACCGGTTCAATTGGTACTATCAAGGAGATCAACACGGTCCGCAGTTCCAGGCACAACACGGTATCCATCGCCGGAGATTACGACTTTGAGACCATCGAGGACTATGTCGTTGTCATCGGAGAAAAGGAGCCTGCTATCAAGCTGGGTGGTGAAGTAGTTGAGTAATGTAATGAAAGCACCTGTTGTTGAGAAGGTCGTTGTTCACATGGGTGTTGGAGAAAGCGGTCAGCACCTTGTGGACGCCGAAGGGATACTTGCGGAGATCACCGGACAGAAGGTCATCAGGACATACTCCAAGAGGACCCTGCCAGCCTTCAGTATCAAGAAGAACGAACCCATAGGATGCAAGGTCACCCTCAGGGGCGAGAATGCTGAGAAATTCCTCACCACGGCACTTGAGATAGTCGAGGGAAAACTTCGTCTGACCCAGTTCGACAAGAATGGGAACGTTGCTTTCGGTATAGAGGAACACACCGATTTCCCGGGTATGAGATATGATCCTAACATTGGTATCTTTGGTATGGACATCAATGTGGTCGTCAAGCGTCCGGGTTACAGGATCGCCAAAAGAAAGATCGCAAAAAGTAAGGTCCCTACATCCCACAGGATAACCAAGGATGACACGGTCGCCTTCTTTAAAGAGAGATACTCCGTGGAGGTCATTTAATGGTTCAGACCACTAAGAATTTCGGACGAGGCGCGTTCGAATGTAAGAGATGCGGCAGAAAGCAGGGTCTGGTAAGAAAATACGGTATTTACCTTTGCAGGCACTGCTTCCGCGAGATAGCCCACGATATGGGATTCGAGAAATATACGTGAGGTGTGACAAATGGTATTATTAGATCCACTCGCAGATGCATTATCCACAATAAAGAATGCAGAGGCTATAGGTAAGAGCTCCTGTACAATTCAGCCGGCTTCAAAGCTCATTGGAACCGTCCTGAAGGTCATGCAGTCCCGTGGATATGTTGGCGAGTTCGAGTTTATTGAAGATGGTAAGGCAGGAATCTACAAGGTGCAGCTTGTTGGAAGGATCAACAAGTGTGGTGCAATCAAGCCACGCTACTCTGTCGGCGCTGCAGACTTTGAAAAATGGGAGAAGCAGTATCTTCCTGCAAAGAACTTCGGTACCCTGATATTGACAACCTCCATGGGTGTAATATCACAGTACGAAGCCCGTGAGAACAACGTAGGCGGACAGCTTCTGGCTTATGTGTACTGAGACGACGGAGGGAAAGAATGGCAAAAGAGATCAGAACAACAGTTCCCATTCCCAGTGGTGTGACAGTCACACTCAAGGGGAACCTCATGTCAGTAACAGGTCCGAAGGGCTCCAACCAGAGGCAGTTCTGGTACCCCGGTATTAAGATAGAGATCGCTGATTCAAAGGTGATCATTGATACCGAGGTAACAAAGAAGACCCAGAGAGCAATGGTAGGTACCTTTGCATCACACATCGAGAATCTCATTACCGGTGTGACAGAAGGCTTTGAGTACCGCATGAAGATAGTCTACTCTCACTTCCCTATGCAGGTGAAGGTAGAAGGTAAGAAGCTCACCATAGGTAACTTCCTCGGTGAGAAGAAGCCCAGGTCCGCAAAGATCCTTGGTGAGACCAAGATAAAGACAAGCGCTGACGAGGTCCTTGTTACAGGTATCAACAAGGAGGATGTTGGCCAGACAGCAGCTAACATCGAACAGGCAACCAAGATCAAGGGATTCGACCCGCGTACATTCCAGGATGGAATATACATAGTGGAGAAGACAGCGTAGGTGATTTGAATGGATGTAAAAAGCAAACGCCTTTTCAAGGTAAGAAAAGTCCAGAAGGGTAAAAAGCCCCATTTCGTGAGGGCAGACTCTCATAAGTTCAAGCGTCTGGATTCCAACTGGAGGTGCCCGAGAGGTCTCCGTGGTAAAAAGCGCAGACACTACAAGGCAAAGGGTGCCCTCGTAGAAGCAGGCTATGGAAGCCCGCTCGCTGTCAAGGGACTCCACCCCTCAGGATACTCTGAGATCCTTGTATGCACAGCTGCCGATCTGGCAGGTCTGGATGCATCCTCCCAGGCGATAAGGATCGCCGCACAGGTCGGTGCAAGAAAGAAATCGATCATTGAGGCAAAAGCCCAGGAACTTGGTCTGAAGGTCCTGAACCCAAGCAGAGGTGAATAAGATGACCGATCTTACAAACCAGAAGAGGATCGCATCAGAGGTCCTCGGCTGCGGAGTTCACAGGGTATGGCTTAACCCCGAAGCAGCAGGTGATATAGCTGTTGCCATTACAAGAGCTGATATTCGTGAGCAGATCGAGAATGGTAACATCAAGGCAGAACCTATCAAGGGTGTCAGCCGCGGCCGCGCAAGGGCAAGGGATGCCAAGCGCAAGTATGGGCACCGCAAGGGCCAGGGTAAGAGAAAAGGTAAGAAAGGTGCACGTACCCCGAGCAAAGAGCAGTGGATAAAGAAGATCCGCGCTCTGAGACAGAAGCTCAAAGAGATGCGTGCAGACGGCTCACTGGATAAATCCACATACTGCAAGGTATACCGCAAGGCAAAAGGTGGAGAGTACCGCAGTGTTGCTCACCTGATGGCACACCTGGAGTCCGAGAAGCTTATAAAGCGCGAGGAATGATTGATGAAATCGAATTATGTATATGTTTCAATTAGGAGAAGTTAATCATGGCAACAGGACCCAGATATAAACTCGCTTTCAGGAGGCGAAGAGAAGGGCGCACTGATTACCACCTGAGACTCAGGTTACTCCTCTCAAAGGAGGACCGTGTGGTCGTGCGCAAGAGCTCAAAGCACATGCAGGTCCAGCTTGTTGCTCCTACCCCTGAAGGGGATGTAACCCTTTCATCTGCAATATCGACAGAACTGAAGAAGTACGGATACGACGCATCCACAGGCAACACAACGGCTGCGTACCTTACAGGTCTTCTGTTCGGTTACAGGGCACAGGCCAACGGATACGAATATGGTATCCTTGACCTTGGACTGCAGGTCGCATCACCCGGATCAAGGGTATATGCAACCCTGAAAGGCATCGTGGACGCCGGATTTGAGATCCCTCATGATCCGTCCATCCTGCCTTCAGATGAGAGGATAAGAGGAGAACACGTAGCAGAGTATATGGAAGGATCAAATCTGCCGGAACTGTTCGACGCAGTTAAGGAAAAGATCTCTGCTGACTTCAATTAGGTGATTATATGGCATATGAATATGAAGAAGAATGGGTTCCGCAGACAAGGCTTGGAATACTCGTTCAAGAAGGGCAGATCACTTCCATGGACGAGGCTATCGACTCCGGCCTCCCTATAAGGGAGCCCAAGATCGTTGATATCCTGTTGCCTGAGCTCGAGGATGAAGTGCTCGACATCAACATGGTCCAGAGGATGACTGACTCCGGCCGCCGTGTCAAGTTCAGAGCAACCGTCATTGTCGGGAACGGCAACGGTTTTGTAGGCCTCGGACAGGGTAAGGATGTCCAGGTCGGTCCGGCTATCAGGAAGGCAATAGACAATGCAAAGATCAACATTGTCAGAGTAAGCCGTGGATGCGGTTCATGGGAATGCACCTGTGGCCGCGAACACACCGTACCTTCAGAGGTAAAGGGCAAGGCAGGCAGTGTCATTGTTGCACTCAAGCCAGCTCCCCGTGGTCTTGGACTTGCTGCCGGTGACACCGCAAGGAAAGTGCTTGAGAAAGCAGGTGTCAAGGATGTATGGACAAGGACAGAGGGTACTACCAGGTCTACCCTGAACTTCGCAAAGGCAACATTCAACGCGCTGCAGAACACAGGCGTTGTGAAGCAGCCGCTCTGCATGGACAAGGAGGCCTGAGATGTACGCTTTAGTAAGAGTACGTGGTAATGTCAACGTAAGGGGATCCATTGAGGATACCCTTAAGATGCTTCGCCTGCACAGGGTAAACCACTGTGTGCTCCTCAGCGACAGCCCGCAGAACGTGGGTATGATCCAGAAGGTCAAGGACTACGTGGCCTATGGTGTAATTGATGCGGACACACTGGCAGAGATACTTAACAACCGTGGCATGCTCCAGGGTGGCGAAAGGCTCACCAACGAGTATCTGGCAGCAAATACCAAGTTCGCTTCCATTGAAGCCTTTGCACAGGCAGTATGTGAAGGCAGCGCAACCCTCAAGGATGTCCCCAACCTCAAGCCGGTCTTCAGGCTTCACCCCCCGAGGAAAGGCCATGCAGGCATCAAGAGGACAGTACAGCAGGGCGGTGTCCTTGGTAACCATGGTGAGGATATCAACCAGCTGTTGAAGAAGATGAGGTGATCTGGATGGTAAAAGGTAACACTAAAAAGTTCAGGGGATCACGCACATGCGGTGGAGGAACCGGTAAGAACAGGCGTGGTGCCGGTAACCGTGGTGGAAGAGGTAAGTGTGGTGGGAATGCCCATCATCAGACCCGTGCAATCCAGCGGGGCTACAACCTTGGTCTGGCAAAGGGATTTGTTCGTCCCTTCAAGACTCTCCATGATGCCTCCATCGTCAATGTAGGCGAACTGGACGAGCTGGCAGACCAGCTTGTGGAAGATGGCTTTGCCGAACTCCGGGACGGGGTCTACCACATAGATCTTGAAGACCTTGATATTGAGAAGGTGCTTGGTACAGGCCGTGTCTCTAAGAAACTGGCCATTACTGCATGCGAATTCTCAGCCACTGCAAAGGCCAAGATCGAGAGTGCAGGCGGTTCCTGCACAGAACCTGAAGAGTAATGCCCTCGGGCATTACCCGTTTATTTATTGTTCTATATCGCAAAGAAAGCGTATATTTATTAATATTTAAGATTATTAAGCCATACTCGTTTAATGAATCGTATGGATTTCCCAGCAAGGGTGGAATTAATGAGTCTTAAGGAAAGTTTAAAACCAATTTTTAATAAACTACCTGCGGTTGCAAGTCCCGAAGGGCACGTGCATTTCAAAAACAAGTTAATGTGGACACTTGGTATCCTCGTGCTTTACTTTACGCTTGCTAACGTTCCGCTGTTTGGATTGTCACCGGATTCGATAGACCTGTTCGAATCCTACAGAGCATTCTTTGCAGGAGCTTCCGGTTCCCTGATGCTCCTTGGTATAGGACCGATAGTCACTGCATCCATTGTTCTCCAGTTGCTTGTTGGTGCAGATGTAATAAAACTCGATATGTCCAATCCTGATGACCAGGCATTCTTCCAGGGTGCGCAGAAGGCTTTGGTTTTCGTGATGATAGTCCTTGAGGCTCTGCCACAGATAATAGGCGGCTTCGTCATGCCCGATGAAGCAATAGCGGCAGCTCTAGGAGTAGGTATCGGAGTTATCACATTCATCCTGTTCATCCAGATATGTATCGGCGGCATACTGATCCTCTTCATGGACGAAGTAGTTTCCAAGTGGGGTATCGGTTCAGGTGTCGGTCTGTTCATCGTGGCAGGC
This DNA window, taken from Methanolobus chelungpuianus, encodes the following:
- a CDS encoding 30S ribosomal protein S19 gives rise to the protein MAKKASSKLPKRKGEYTYRGKTVEELRSLSLEEFAELLPARERRTIRRGFTEGRKNVMQQLRDGKDSIRTHHRDIIIFPEMVGKQIEVYNGKTFVEVEVQPEMIGHRFGEFAPTRPKVTHGSAGVGATRSSKFVPLK
- a CDS encoding 50S ribosomal protein L22 produces the protein MARIGYTVDLEPKTSSRAMGSELHISPKKSREIGHAIKGMRTDVAQRYLEGVVELKQAVPFKRFHDGTGHRKGPMATGRYPVKAAEAFLKILENAKSNAEYKGLDASKMYIAHVATKQGRVIHGMMARARGRGSPKNTDTVNIEIILNEVR
- a CDS encoding 30S ribosomal protein S3, coding for MAIEKKFVQEGYVKASMDEYFAKQLNKAGYGGMELNRTPMGTQITIYAEKPGMVIGKAGKVIRKLTRDIDRMYDIDNPQIDAQEVKRPELNAQMMATRLASSIERGWYFRKAGHNTMRAIMNAGALGCEIVISGKLTGARSRVEKIVDGYIKHAGKPVDDIVDEGFAVAIKKLGTLGCKVRIIPPGAVLPDSFHLKDIAEEPKAEAAVVSKDAKAGVKKLVEAEAKGEVADEEEIAEALESEKSESLGPVETEADAVVSDVTEDASTTPDEGPAPLEDVVNEQRRLTDGVWQHKHDGYDYWHPIARVHKEEK
- the rpmC gene encoding 50S ribosomal protein L29, with translation MAILRLNEIRDMSPQERMDELDKMRDELVRERALSSAGGAPDNPGRIGELRRTIARVKTIQKEMKEI
- the rnp1 gene encoding ribonuclease P protein component 1; amino-acid sequence: MEITASKLIFHELIGLGVEVVDATNPALIGISGRVVDETKNMLIVLTKAGSEIMVPKAVTTFVFRIPARLSGKHAERHVKIDGNLLVSQPENRTKNIRKIRMR
- a CDS encoding 30S ribosomal protein S17 codes for the protein MARDIGLDVPAPEKECNDVNCPFHGQLPVRGQVLVGTVVSNKMDRTVVIQRKHEMLIKKYQRYEKRQSKIHAHNPDCIDAKVGDIVTIAECRPLSKTKSYVVIKAEAQA
- a CDS encoding 50S ribosomal protein L14; this encodes MRGIRSTIPRALNKGARIECVDNTGARVVEIVAVKGYRGVKNRYPKAGIGDMCVVSVKKGTPEMRKQILLAVIVRQKQEYRRPDGLRVAFEDNAVVIVDKDGVPKGTDFKGPVAREAAERYPKIGTTASIVA
- the rplX gene encoding 50S ribosomal protein L24, whose translation is MVSNQPRKQRKARYNAPLHIRQKYMGAALSKELREKYGCRSANVIVGDTVKVMRGDHAGTTGKVEAVSLKHGTIVIEGVSVSKADGTEVPRPVYPSNVMITTLEMKDERREAVIRK
- a CDS encoding 30S ribosomal protein S4e, with the protein product MGKHQKRISVPNSWQISKKSNKWITATRPGPHNKQQSIPLAVVLRDMLGVVDNRAEAKRVLSEGKVLVDGIVRKDLRFPVGLLDVISIPVENVTYRVLLDAKGRLGLHKINEATDNKLCRINGKTVLKGGVIQLNLNDGSNIIGSNDYNTKDSIIISLPDKKVLKHIRYEAGNLAMIVGGKHTGSIGTIKEINTVRSSRHNTVSIAGDYDFETIEDYVVVIGEKEPAIKLGGEVVE
- a CDS encoding 50S ribosomal protein L5 gives rise to the protein MKAPVVEKVVVHMGVGESGQHLVDAEGILAEITGQKVIRTYSKRTLPAFSIKKNEPIGCKVTLRGENAEKFLTTALEIVEGKLRLTQFDKNGNVAFGIEEHTDFPGMRYDPNIGIFGMDINVVVKRPGYRIAKRKIAKSKVPTSHRITKDDTVAFFKERYSVEVI
- a CDS encoding 30S ribosomal protein S14, whose product is MVQTTKNFGRGAFECKRCGRKQGLVRKYGIYLCRHCFREIAHDMGFEKYT
- a CDS encoding 30S ribosomal protein S8, which produces MVLLDPLADALSTIKNAEAIGKSSCTIQPASKLIGTVLKVMQSRGYVGEFEFIEDGKAGIYKVQLVGRINKCGAIKPRYSVGAADFEKWEKQYLPAKNFGTLILTTSMGVISQYEARENNVGGQLLAYVY
- a CDS encoding 50S ribosomal protein L6, translated to MAKEIRTTVPIPSGVTVTLKGNLMSVTGPKGSNQRQFWYPGIKIEIADSKVIIDTEVTKKTQRAMVGTFASHIENLITGVTEGFEYRMKIVYSHFPMQVKVEGKKLTIGNFLGEKKPRSAKILGETKIKTSADEVLVTGINKEDVGQTAANIEQATKIKGFDPRTFQDGIYIVEKTA
- a CDS encoding 50S ribosomal protein L32e, with amino-acid sequence MDVKSKRLFKVRKVQKGKKPHFVRADSHKFKRLDSNWRCPRGLRGKKRRHYKAKGALVEAGYGSPLAVKGLHPSGYSEILVCTAADLAGLDASSQAIRIAAQVGARKKSIIEAKAQELGLKVLNPSRGE
- a CDS encoding 50S ribosomal protein L19e — translated: MTDLTNQKRIASEVLGCGVHRVWLNPEAAGDIAVAITRADIREQIENGNIKAEPIKGVSRGRARARDAKRKYGHRKGQGKRKGKKGARTPSKEQWIKKIRALRQKLKEMRADGSLDKSTYCKVYRKAKGGEYRSVAHLMAHLESEKLIKREE
- a CDS encoding 50S ribosomal protein L18 — protein: MATGPRYKLAFRRRREGRTDYHLRLRLLLSKEDRVVVRKSSKHMQVQLVAPTPEGDVTLSSAISTELKKYGYDASTGNTTAAYLTGLLFGYRAQANGYEYGILDLGLQVASPGSRVYATLKGIVDAGFEIPHDPSILPSDERIRGEHVAEYMEGSNLPELFDAVKEKISADFN
- a CDS encoding 30S ribosomal protein S5, whose product is MAYEYEEEWVPQTRLGILVQEGQITSMDEAIDSGLPIREPKIVDILLPELEDEVLDINMVQRMTDSGRRVKFRATVIVGNGNGFVGLGQGKDVQVGPAIRKAIDNAKINIVRVSRGCGSWECTCGREHTVPSEVKGKAGSVIVALKPAPRGLGLAAGDTARKVLEKAGVKDVWTRTEGTTRSTLNFAKATFNALQNTGVVKQPLCMDKEA
- a CDS encoding 50S ribosomal protein L30, producing MYALVRVRGNVNVRGSIEDTLKMLRLHRVNHCVLLSDSPQNVGMIQKVKDYVAYGVIDADTLAEILNNRGMLQGGERLTNEYLAANTKFASIEAFAQAVCEGSATLKDVPNLKPVFRLHPPRKGHAGIKRTVQQGGVLGNHGEDINQLLKKMR
- a CDS encoding uL15m family ribosomal protein, which encodes MVKGNTKKFRGSRTCGGGTGKNRRGAGNRGGRGKCGGNAHHQTRAIQRGYNLGLAKGFVRPFKTLHDASIVNVGELDELADQLVEDGFAELRDGVYHIDLEDLDIEKVLGTGRVSKKLAITACEFSATAKAKIESAGGSCTEPEE